A genomic region of Anopheles coustani chromosome 3, idAnoCousDA_361_x.2, whole genome shotgun sequence contains the following coding sequences:
- the LOC131258809 gene encoding small ubiquitin-related modifier 2-like: MSDDKKDKDAEHINLKVLGQDNAVVQFKIKRHTQLRKLMNAYCDRAGLSMQVVRFRFDGQPINEEDTPTTLEMEEGDTIEVYTQQTGGY, encoded by the coding sequence ATGTCGGACGACAAAAAGGATAAAGACGCCGAGCACATCAACCTGAAGGTACTCGGGCAAGACAATGCCGTCGTGCAGTTCAAAATCAAAAGACATACGCAATTGCGTAAACTAATGAACGCGTACTGCGATCGGGCTGGATTGTCGATGCAGGTCGTCCGCTTTCGGTTCGATGGACAACCGATCAACGAGGAAGACACACCGACTACCCTGGAGATGGAGGAGGGCGATACCATAGAAGTCTACACACAGCAGACTGGTGGATATTGA